GAACGCGAGGAAAGCGCTGGCAGCGGACGCTTAGGCTGCCGGCGCCGTCATTTGAATCCCCGTGCTCGATCAGCGCCTGGTGCGAGAGAACCCCGAGCTGATCGCGGCTCAACTGGGGCGCCGAGGCATGGATGTTGATCTCACATCCCTGCAACTGATCGCACAGCAGCAACGCGACCTCGAAGAACAACGCAGCAGCCTCCAGGCCGACGGCAACCGGATCGGCAAGGAGGTGGGCCAGAGAATTAAGGGAGGCGCTGATCCCAAGGGCGATGAAGTCGCCGAATTGCGCAAGGAGGGCAACGCCATCAAGCAGAAGGTGGCGGTGCTGGAAGACGAGGAGAAGCAACTGGCCTCGAAGCTGAAGACCCAGCTGCTCACCTTTCCCAACCTGCCGTCGAACGACAGCCCGGATGGCAAGGACGAAAACGACAACGTCGAGGTGCGCCGCTGGGGTCACCCGCGCGAGGAGCAAGGCCTCGAGGAGCATTGGGCGATTGCCGATCGCCTGGGTCTGCTGGACAGCGAGCGGTCGGTGCGGATTGCGCAGAGCCGCTTTGTGACCCTGCTGGGCCAGGGGGCCCGGCTGGAACGTGCCCTAATCAATTTCATGCTGGACCTGCATACCGGCAAGGGCTACCGGGAAGTGCTACCTCCGGTTTTGGTGAACAGCGCCAGCCTCACCGGATCGGGTCAGCTGCCGAAATTTGCCGAAGAAAGTTTCCGCTGCGCTGAAGACGATCTATGGCTGACGCCCACGGCCGAGGTTCCGGTCACATCGCTGCACCGGGATGAAATCATCCCGGTGGATCAGCTGCCGTTGCGCTACGTGGCGTACAGCCCCTGCTTCAGGCGGGAAGCTGGCAGCTATGGGCGTGACACCCGTGGCTTGATCCGCTTGCACCAGTTCAACAAGGTGGAGCTCTACTGGTTCGCTCATCCCGACCAGTCGGCTGAGGCCCACGCCCAGATCACCGCTGATGCCGAGGCGGTGCTGCAGGCCCTGGAGCTGCCTTATCGCGTGCTCGAACTCTGCACCGGTGATCTCGGCTTCTCAGCCACCCGCACCTATGACCTGGAGGTGTGGCTTGCCGGTGCTGGTGCCTTCCGGGAGATCTCAAGTTGCAGCGTATGCGGGGATTTCCAGGCACGGCGCTCCTCCATCCGCACCAAAGAAGGCAAAGCCACGCGCTTGGTGCACACACTGAACGGCAGCGGCCTGGCCATCGGCCGCACGATGGCGGCATTGCTGGAGAACGGTCAAGAGTCCGATGGAAGCGTGAAGCTCCCTCAGGCCTTGGTGCCGTACTTCGGTGGCGACCGTATCCAGCCAGAATGAGTCCACTGAATCGGACCTCATGAACGTTCTGGCCTCACTGCTGGCTCTGGGGCTGCTGATCGTGATCCATGAAGCCGGGCACTTCCTGGCCGCCCGACTGCAGGGCATCCGCGTCAACGGGTTCTCCGTGGGATTCGGGCCGGCGTTGCTCAAAACCGAGCGCGATGGCGTCACCTATGCGCTGCGCGTGTTGCCCCTGGGCGGTTTCGTCTCCTTCCCGGACGATGACGAGGACAGCGACATTCCCGATGATGATCCGGATCTGCTGCGCAACCGTCCGATTCCGCAGCGGTTGCTGGTGATCAGTGCCGGAGTGCTGGCTAACCTGCTGCTGGCCTGGTTGGTGCTCGTCAGCCACACCGCCGTGACCGGAGTACCTGGTGAACCAGCTCCTGGGGTGATGGTGATGAGCGTGCAGGGCGGCGAGGCAGCGGCCACCTCGGGGCTGAAACCGGGCGACCGCATCCTCAGCATCGGGGATGTCTCCCTGGGCAGCGGCGAGCTCGCGGTGAAATCAGCCGTGGAGCCGATCCGTCAACACCCGGGGCAAGCCCTCAATCTGCGCATCGAGCGCAACGGGGAACAACGGCCATTGACACTGACCCCCTCGGACCAACAGGGCACTGGTCGCATCGGCGCTCAGCTGCAGGAGGTGCTCACCGGTGAGAGTCGGCCGGTGTCGTCGCCGTGGGAAGCGATCACCGTGTCCAGCCATCAGTTCAGCGGACTGGTCAGCCGTACAGCAGCCGGCTACGCCGGACTGTTCACCAATTTCGGAGCCACGGCCCAGCAAGTGTCGGGTCCGGTGAAAATCGTGGAGATGGGCGCTCAGCTCTCCAGCCAGGGAGGCTCCGGACTGGCCCTATTCGTGGCCTTGATCTCCATCAACCTCGGCGTGCTCAATGCCCTGCCCCTGCCCCTGCTTGATGGAGGCCAGGCGGTGTTGCTGCTTCTGGAAGGACTGCGCGGTCGTCCGCTGCCCGAGCGCTTCCAATTGGCAGTCATGCAATCGAGCCTGCTGTTCGTGCTCGGCCTCAGTGTTCTGCTGATCGTGCGTGACACCAGCCAGCTGCCGGTGGTACGTCAATTGCTGGGACAGTGAGACGGTATCGTTGTTGATTGAACTGCTCCTTTTCAACCGCTGCATGGCCAAGAAGTCGATGATCGCCCGCGATGCGAAGCGGAAGAAAATGGTGGAGCGCTTCGCTGCCAAGCGGACGGCTCTGATGGCCGCCTTCGACGCTGCGAAGGATCCGATGGAGCGTCTTGAGATTCACCGCAAGATCCAAGCCCTGCCTCGCAACAGTGCGCCCACCCGCATGCGCAATCGCTGCTGGGCCACCGGCAAGCCCCGGGGTGTGTATCGCGATTTCGGCCTGTGCCGCAACCAGCTGCGCGAGCGGGCTCACAAGGGCGAGCTCCCTGGCGTGGTCAAGTCCAGCTGGTGATCGGCTGAGATCCAATCGCTTTGTAGCCAGAGAAGGAGGTGAGCAATCACCTCCTTTTTTGATGCAATCGTCGTGAGGAAGCTGATTGGATTGCGAGGGATTGGCAGTTCAATCCGCCGAAGTGCCAGAATCAGATTTGACAGAAAGACATAAACAACAGTGCAAGGTCAGACCCAGTCGATCTCCTTTGACGGTCGGGAGATTCGACTGACCACAGGGCGATATGCCCCCCAGGCCGGTGGTTCCGTGATGATTGAGTGCGGCGACACGTCCGTGCTCGTGACCGCCACCCGTTCAGCAGGGCGCGAGGGCATTGATTTCCTGCCCCTCATCTGCGACTACGAGGAACGCCTCTATGCCGCAGGTCGCATCCCAGGCAGTTTCATGCGCCGGGAGGGACGTCCGCCCGAACGGGCCACGCTGACTTGCCGCCTGATCGATCGTCCGATGCGGCCGCTGTTCCCCAGCTGGCTCAGAGATGACCTGCAGATCGTGGCCACCTGCATGTCCTTGGACGAGCGGGTCCCCGCCGATGTGCTGTCGGTGACTGGGGCCTCCCTCGCCACCTTGCTTGCAGGCATTCCTTTCAATGGCCCGATGGCGGCCGTGCGCGTCGGCCTTCTTGGCGACGACTTCGTGTTGAATCCCAGCTACCGCGAAATTGAACGTGGGGATCTGGATTTAGTGGTAGCCGGCACGCCGGATGGCGTGGTGATGGTGGAAGCAGGTGCCAACCAGCTGCCAGAGCAAGATGTGATCGAAGCGATTGACTTCGGTTACGAGGCTGTCTGCGAACTGATCAAGGCCCAGGAGGCCATCCTCAAGGAAGCGGGCATCGAGCAGGTGAAGCCCGAGGCTCCCAGCGAAGACACCACCCTGCCCGTCTATCTCGAGAAAGCGTGCAGCAAGTCGATCAGTGAGGTGCTGAGCCAGTTCGACCAGAGCAAGGCCGAACGGGACGAAAAACTGGACGCGATCCGCAGCAAGACTGCGGAAACTATCGACAAGCTGAAGGAAAGCGACCCAGTGCGTCAGCTGGTGTCCAGCAATGGCAAGGCCCTGCCCACCAGCTTCAAGGCTCTGACCAAAAAGCTGATGCGCCAGCAGATCGTCAAAGACGGCAA
This region of Synechococcus sp. NOUM97013 genomic DNA includes:
- the rseP gene encoding RIP metalloprotease RseP; translation: MNVLASLLALGLLIVIHEAGHFLAARLQGIRVNGFSVGFGPALLKTERDGVTYALRVLPLGGFVSFPDDDEDSDIPDDDPDLLRNRPIPQRLLVISAGVLANLLLAWLVLVSHTAVTGVPGEPAPGVMVMSVQGGEAAATSGLKPGDRILSIGDVSLGSGELAVKSAVEPIRQHPGQALNLRIERNGEQRPLTLTPSDQQGTGRIGAQLQEVLTGESRPVSSPWEAITVSSHQFSGLVSRTAAGYAGLFTNFGATAQQVSGPVKIVEMGAQLSSQGGSGLALFVALISINLGVLNALPLPLLDGGQAVLLLLEGLRGRPLPERFQLAVMQSSLLFVLGLSVLLIVRDTSQLPVVRQLLGQ
- the serS gene encoding serine--tRNA ligase, translating into MLDQRLVRENPELIAAQLGRRGMDVDLTSLQLIAQQQRDLEEQRSSLQADGNRIGKEVGQRIKGGADPKGDEVAELRKEGNAIKQKVAVLEDEEKQLASKLKTQLLTFPNLPSNDSPDGKDENDNVEVRRWGHPREEQGLEEHWAIADRLGLLDSERSVRIAQSRFVTLLGQGARLERALINFMLDLHTGKGYREVLPPVLVNSASLTGSGQLPKFAEESFRCAEDDLWLTPTAEVPVTSLHRDEIIPVDQLPLRYVAYSPCFRREAGSYGRDTRGLIRLHQFNKVELYWFAHPDQSAEAHAQITADAEAVLQALELPYRVLELCTGDLGFSATRTYDLEVWLAGAGAFREISSCSVCGDFQARRSSIRTKEGKATRLVHTLNGSGLAIGRTMAALLENGQESDGSVKLPQALVPYFGGDRIQPE
- the rpsN gene encoding 30S ribosomal protein S14, whose translation is MAKKSMIARDAKRKKMVERFAAKRTALMAAFDAAKDPMERLEIHRKIQALPRNSAPTRMRNRCWATGKPRGVYRDFGLCRNQLRERAHKGELPGVVKSSW